A window of Gasterosteus aculeatus chromosome 9, fGasAcu3.hap1.1, whole genome shotgun sequence contains these coding sequences:
- the camk2d2 gene encoding calcium/calmodulin-dependent protein kinase type II delta 2 chain isoform X9, with translation MALTICTRFTDEYQLFEELGKGAFSVVRRCVKISNGQEFAAKIINTKKLSARDHQKLEREARICRLLKHPNIVRLHDSISEEGFHYLVFDLVTGGELFEDIVAREYYSEADASHCIQQILESVQHCHVNGIVHRDLKPENLLLASKLKGAAVKLADFGLAIEVQGDQQAWFGFAGTPGYLSPEVLRKDPYGKPVDMWACGVILYILLVGYPPFWDEDQHRLYQQIKAGAYDFPSPEWDTVTPEAKDLINKMLTINPSKRITAAEALKHPWICQRSTVASMMHRQETVECLKKFNARRKLKGAILTTLLVTRNFSAKSLLNKKADGVKVNNKANTVTSPKDTGPVPALEPQTTVIHNPIDGNKESIESANTTIEDEDVKACTNNRKARKQEIIKVTEQLIESINNGDFDAYAKICDPGLTSFEPEALGNLVEGHDFHRFYFENALSKGNKPVHTILLNPHVHLIGENAACIAYIRLTQYMDASGMPRTMQSEETRVWHRRDGKWQNIHFHRSGSPTVPAH, from the exons aTCATCAAAAGCTGGAGAGGGAGGCGAGGATCTGTCGTCTACTCAAGCACCCCAACATCG TACGACTCCACGACAGCATATCAGAAGAGGGTTTCCACTACCTGGTGTTTGATCT GGTGACCGGAGGAGAGCTGTTTGAGGACATCGTAGCCAGGGAATACTACAGTGAGGCTGATgcaag CCACTGCATACAGCAGATCCTCGAGAGCGTGCAACACTGCCACGTTAACGGCATCGTCCACCGGGACCTGAAG ccTGAGAACCTTCTATTGGCCAGTAAGCTGAAGGGGGCGGCGGTCAAGTTGGCTGACTTTGGGCTGGCTATCGAGGTGCAGGGGGACCAGCAGGCATGGTTTG GGTTCGCAGGCACACCGGGCTACTTGTCTCCAGAGGTCCTGAGGAAAGACCCGTACGGGAAGCCAGTTGACATGTGGGCCTGTG GCGTGATTCTATACATCCTGCTGGTGGGCTACCCTCCCTTTTGGGATGAGGACCAGCATCGCCTTTACCAACAAATCAAGGCTGGAGCCTACGAC TTTCCGTCCCCGGAGTGGGACACCGTGACTCCCGAGGCCAAAGATCTGATCAACAAGATGCTCACCATCAACCCCAGTAAACGCATCACCGCCGCCGAGGCCCTCAAACATCCCTGGATCTGC CAACGGTCCACTGTAGCCTCCATGATGCACCGGCAGGAGACGGTGGAGTGCCTGAAGAAATTCAACGCCAGGAGGAAACTCAAG GGAGCCATTTTGACCACTTTGCTGGTCACAAGAAACTTCTCAG CCAAGAGTTTGCTCAACAAGAAGGCGGACGGGGTTAAG GTCAACAACAAAGCCAACACAGTGACCAGTCCCAAAGACACTGGCCCTGTCCCCGCGCTG GAACCACAGACAACTGTGATCCACAACCCTATAGATGGAAACAAG GAGTCCATTGAGAGCGCCAACACGACCATCGAGGACGAGGACGTGAAAG CCTGCACCAATAACCGTAAAG CTCGCAAGCAGGAAATTATTAAAGTCACTGAGCAGTTGATTGAGTCCATCAACAATGGCGACTTTGACGCGTACGC GAAGATTTGCGACCCGGGGCTGACCTCCTTTGAGCCCGAGGCGCTGGGCAACCTGGTGGAAGGACATGACTTCCATCGCTTTTACTTTGAGAAcg CCCTGTCCAAGGGGAACAAGCCAGTGCACACCATCCTCTTGAACCCGCACGTGCACCTGATTGGGGAAAATGCAGCGTGCATTGCCTACATTCGACTGACCCAGTACATGGACGCCAGCGGCATGCCGCGCACCATGCAGTCCGAGGAGACCCGCGTGTGGCACCGCCGCGACGGCAAGTGGCAGAACATCCACTTCCACCGCTCGGGCTCGCCCACCGTCCCCGCGCA ttaa
- the camk2d2 gene encoding calcium/calmodulin-dependent protein kinase type II delta 2 chain isoform X8, translating into MALTICTRFTDEYQLFEELGKGAFSVVRRCVKISNGQEFAAKIINTKKLSARDHQKLEREARICRLLKHPNIVRLHDSISEEGFHYLVFDLVTGGELFEDIVAREYYSEADASHCIQQILESVQHCHVNGIVHRDLKPENLLLASKLKGAAVKLADFGLAIEVQGDQQAWFGFAGTPGYLSPEVLRKDPYGKPVDMWACGVILYILLVGYPPFWDEDQHRLYQQIKAGAYDFPSPEWDTVTPEAKDLINKMLTINPSKRITAAEALKHPWICQRSTVASMMHRQETVECLKKFNARRKLKGAILTTLLVTRNFSAAKSLLNKKADGVKVNNKANTVTSPKDTGPVPALEPQTTVIHNPIDGNKESIESANTTIEDEDVKACTNNRKARKQEIIKVTEQLIESINNGDFDAYAKICDPGLTSFEPEALGNLVEGHDFHRFYFENALSKGNKPVHTILLNPHVHLIGENAACIAYIRLTQYMDASGMPRTMQSEETRVWHRRDGKWQNIHFHRSGSPTVPAH; encoded by the exons aTCATCAAAAGCTGGAGAGGGAGGCGAGGATCTGTCGTCTACTCAAGCACCCCAACATCG TACGACTCCACGACAGCATATCAGAAGAGGGTTTCCACTACCTGGTGTTTGATCT GGTGACCGGAGGAGAGCTGTTTGAGGACATCGTAGCCAGGGAATACTACAGTGAGGCTGATgcaag CCACTGCATACAGCAGATCCTCGAGAGCGTGCAACACTGCCACGTTAACGGCATCGTCCACCGGGACCTGAAG ccTGAGAACCTTCTATTGGCCAGTAAGCTGAAGGGGGCGGCGGTCAAGTTGGCTGACTTTGGGCTGGCTATCGAGGTGCAGGGGGACCAGCAGGCATGGTTTG GGTTCGCAGGCACACCGGGCTACTTGTCTCCAGAGGTCCTGAGGAAAGACCCGTACGGGAAGCCAGTTGACATGTGGGCCTGTG GCGTGATTCTATACATCCTGCTGGTGGGCTACCCTCCCTTTTGGGATGAGGACCAGCATCGCCTTTACCAACAAATCAAGGCTGGAGCCTACGAC TTTCCGTCCCCGGAGTGGGACACCGTGACTCCCGAGGCCAAAGATCTGATCAACAAGATGCTCACCATCAACCCCAGTAAACGCATCACCGCCGCCGAGGCCCTCAAACATCCCTGGATCTGC CAACGGTCCACTGTAGCCTCCATGATGCACCGGCAGGAGACGGTGGAGTGCCTGAAGAAATTCAACGCCAGGAGGAAACTCAAG GGAGCCATTTTGACCACTTTGCTGGTCACAAGAAACTTCTCAG CAGCCAAGAGTTTGCTCAACAAGAAGGCGGACGGGGTTAAG GTCAACAACAAAGCCAACACAGTGACCAGTCCCAAAGACACTGGCCCTGTCCCCGCGCTG GAACCACAGACAACTGTGATCCACAACCCTATAGATGGAAACAAG GAGTCCATTGAGAGCGCCAACACGACCATCGAGGACGAGGACGTGAAAG CCTGCACCAATAACCGTAAAG CTCGCAAGCAGGAAATTATTAAAGTCACTGAGCAGTTGATTGAGTCCATCAACAATGGCGACTTTGACGCGTACGC GAAGATTTGCGACCCGGGGCTGACCTCCTTTGAGCCCGAGGCGCTGGGCAACCTGGTGGAAGGACATGACTTCCATCGCTTTTACTTTGAGAAcg CCCTGTCCAAGGGGAACAAGCCAGTGCACACCATCCTCTTGAACCCGCACGTGCACCTGATTGGGGAAAATGCAGCGTGCATTGCCTACATTCGACTGACCCAGTACATGGACGCCAGCGGCATGCCGCGCACCATGCAGTCCGAGGAGACCCGCGTGTGGCACCGCCGCGACGGCAAGTGGCAGAACATCCACTTCCACCGCTCGGGCTCGCCCACCGTCCCCGCGCA ttaa